A genome region from Hevea brasiliensis isolate MT/VB/25A 57/8 chromosome 7, ASM3005281v1, whole genome shotgun sequence includes the following:
- the LOC131181349 gene encoding uncharacterized protein LOC131181349, whose amino-acid sequence MPDNKGKKVALVTSSSTGKSKKKKGDKKKKPFVLCPSNKIGKNQSKKKKTKDVLEKGKCFHCQKEGHWKRNCPKYLVALKDKKDKPFDAWVLDSGASSHICFDVQKLASNEWLDSHDARLRLGNGATVTALAIGSKYLHLNGHILYLDHVLVVISRDAIFLKKGFIQEGGKRKQIELELENFDQPTDQMDIDPSSQP is encoded by the exons ATGCCCGATAATAAGGGAAAGAAGGTTGCTTTggttacttcttcttctactggaaagtccaagaagaagaagggcgaTAAAAAAAAGAAACCTTTTGTCCTTTGTCCATCTAACAAGATTGGCAAGAACCAATCCAAGAAGAAGAAAACTAAAGATGTTCTAgaaaagggaaagtgtttccactgtcagaaAGAAGGCCACTGGAAGAGAAATTGCCCTAAGTATTTAGTAGCTCTAAAAgataagaaggataaaccttttgacg cttgggttttagatagtgGTGCAAGTTCTCACATATGCTTTGATGTTCAAAAACTGGCAAGCAATGAGTGGTTGGACTCACATGATGCTAGACTCAGACTTGGCAATGGAGCAACTGTTACAGCCTTAGCCATTGGGTCTAAATATTTGCATCTAAATGGACACATTTTGTATCTTGATCATGTGTT agttgtgataagCAGAGATGCTATCTTTCTTAAAAAagggtttattcaagaaggtggtaaAAGAAAGCAGATagaattggaattagagaattttgaTCAACCAACAgaccaaatggatatagatccatccagTCAGCCTTAG
- the LOC131181350 gene encoding uncharacterized protein LOC131181350 produces MHARYYMLTSMTNELQKQHEKMHSASEILDHLQELYGEHSRNETYEISKQFIRMRTTEEQEVGAHVHKMIRLIKQLEALDFTIDFQLQTDLILQSLPESFGSFITNFHMTK; encoded by the coding sequence ATGCATGCTAGGTACTATATGCTTACTTCTATGaccaatgagttacaaaagcagcatgaaaagATGCATAGTGCATCTGAGATCCTtgatcacctacaagagttgtatggtgaacatagtcGAAATGAAacatatgagatatctaaacaattCATTCGGATGAGAACGACTGAGGAACAGGAAGTGGGAGCCCATGTTCATAAGATGATAAGATTGATAAAGCAGTTGGAAGCTCTTGATTTCACTATAGACTTTCAGcttcagacggatttgatcctacaGTCTCTCCCTGAGTCATTTGGATCCTTTattacaaatttccatatgactaaataa